The sequence CTCTCGCATCGGACGCGCAAACCGCGCCGCCATTGATTGGGAGGACCCCTCATGAATTTCACACCGTCTCGCCGCGCCTTCTTGGCCACCGGCGCCGCTTCGCTCGCGATGGGCAGCGCCGCTTTCGCCCAAGCCAAACCGACGATCCGCTTCTCGGCCGTGTTCTCCGAACAGGACATCCGCGCCGAGATGATGAAGCGCTTTTCGGCGGCGGTCGAAGCCGACTACACGATGCAGCTCTTTTACGGCGGCAACCTGTTCAAGCAGGGCACCGAACTCGTCGCGCTTCAGCGCGGCAATCTCGAGATGGGCAATATCGCCCCGCAGGACGTGTCGAACCAGATCCCGGCGTGGTCGATCATGACCGCCGCCTATCTGTTCCGCGACGCCGCCCATCTGCAAAAAGTGTTCGCGAGCGACGTCGGCCAGCAGATGAAGAACATGGCCGAAGAACAGCTCGGCATCCGCATCCTCGCACCCACCTATTTCGGCGCGCGCCATGTCGGCCTGCGCGGCCGCAAGAAGATCGAAACGCCCGCCGATCTCGCCGGCGTGAAGCTGCGCATGCCCGGCGGCGACGCGTGGCAGTTCCTGGGCCAGTCGATCGGCGCCAATCCGGTGCCGATGGCCTATGCCGAGGTCTATACGGGCCTGCAGACCGGCGCCATCGACGGCCAGGACAACCCGCTGCCGAACGTGCAGAACATGAAGTTCTACGAGGTCAGCAACCAGATCATCCTGACCTCGCATCTCGTCGGCTTCGATCTGCTGACCGTGTCGGCCCGCACCTGGCGCGCGATGAGCGAAGCCAAGCGCGCGCAGTTCCAGGCGGCGGCCGACGCGGCCGTGGGCTGGAGCAACGCCGAGCACGCGAAGAAGGAAGGCGAGCTGGTCGCGTTCTTCAAGGCGCAGGGTCTGGACGTGTACGAGCCGAACTTGGCCGCGTTCCGCGACTTCGCGCAGAAGAAATACCTTGCCTCCGACCTCGCCAAGGCGTGGCCGGCCGGCATGGTCGATAAGATCAACGCGCTCTGAGGCGATGACGCGCGTCGCGAAAATTCTGGCGAAGGGGGCCGAGGCCGTCGCGGTGGCGATGCTCGCCGCGATGTTCCTCGCCTTCCTGATCCAGATCGTATTCCGCTACGCGCTCAACTTCCCGGTCGGATGGACGCACGAACTCAGCATCGTGCTGTGGATCTGGCTCGTTCTATGGGCGGCCGCGTTCGTCCTGCGCGAGGACGAGGAAATCCGCTTCGACCTTCTCTACGGCGCGGTCGGCGACGGAACCAGGCGCGTCATGTGCCTGGTGACCGCCGCCGGCCTCGTCGGCCTCTATCTCGTTTCGCTGCCCGCGATCGCCGATTACGTCGCCTTCATGCGCGTGCAGCGCACGGCCTATATGAAAATCCGCTTCGACTG comes from Alphaproteobacteria bacterium and encodes:
- the dctP gene encoding TRAP transporter substrate-binding protein DctP, which codes for MNFTPSRRAFLATGAASLAMGSAAFAQAKPTIRFSAVFSEQDIRAEMMKRFSAAVEADYTMQLFYGGNLFKQGTELVALQRGNLEMGNIAPQDVSNQIPAWSIMTAAYLFRDAAHLQKVFASDVGQQMKNMAEEQLGIRILAPTYFGARHVGLRGRKKIETPADLAGVKLRMPGGDAWQFLGQSIGANPVPMAYAEVYTGLQTGAIDGQDNPLPNVQNMKFYEVSNQIILTSHLVGFDLLTVSARTWRAMSEAKRAQFQAAADAAVGWSNAEHAKKEGELVAFFKAQGLDVYEPNLAAFRDFAQKKYLASDLAKAWPAGMVDKINAL
- a CDS encoding TRAP transporter small permease, with product MTRVAKILAKGAEAVAVAMLAAMFLAFLIQIVFRYALNFPVGWTHELSIVLWIWLVLWAAAFVLREDEEIRFDLLYGAVGDGTRRVMCLVTAAGLVGLYLVSLPAIADYVAFMRVQRTAYMKIRFDWLYLIYVIFAVAAIVRYLWLGFRALKGGAPDAFDPTKANSGV